In Arthrobacter sp. SLBN-83, one DNA window encodes the following:
- the rplK gene encoding 50S ribosomal protein L11, with protein sequence MAPKKKVTGLIKLQIQAGAANPAPPIGPALGQHGVNIMEFCKAYNAATEAQRGNVIPVEITVYEDRSFTFITKTPPAAELIKKAAGVAKGSSTPHTVKVAKLTQAQVNEIASTKMEDLNATSLEGAAKIIAGTARSMGITVEG encoded by the coding sequence TTGGCTCCCAAGAAGAAGGTCACCGGCCTCATCAAGCTGCAGATCCAGGCAGGTGCCGCCAACCCGGCCCCGCCGATCGGTCCTGCGCTTGGCCAGCACGGTGTCAACATCATGGAATTCTGCAAGGCGTACAACGCTGCGACGGAAGCCCAGCGCGGAAACGTCATCCCCGTGGAAATCACGGTCTACGAGGACCGCTCCTTCACGTTCATCACCAAGACCCCGCCGGCTGCAGAACTCATCAAGAAGGCTGCAGGCGTTGCCAAGGGTTCATCCACCCCGCACACCGTCAAGGTTGCCAAGCTGACCCAGGCCCAGGTCAACGAGATCGCCTCCACCAAGATGGAAGACCTCAACGCCACCAGCCTCGAAGGCGCAGCGAAGATCATCGCCGGCACCGCCCGCTCCATGGGCATCACCGTCGAGGGCTAA
- the rplA gene encoding 50S ribosomal protein L1, whose product MAKRSKAYEAAAAKIDATKHYAPLEAVTLAKDTNPSKFDATVEVAFRLGVDPRKADQMVRGTVNLPHGTGKTARVLVFATGDKAEAAIAAGADFVGSDDLIEKIAGGWTDFDAAVATPDLMGKVGRLGKVLGPRNLMPNPKTGTVTPDVTKAVNDIKGGKIDFRVDKHSNLHFIIGKVSFDTTKLAENYAAALEEVLRLKPSAAKGRYIQKATVATTFGPGISVDPNVTKVLTEA is encoded by the coding sequence ATGGCAAAGCGCAGCAAAGCATATGAGGCAGCAGCCGCCAAGATCGATGCAACCAAGCACTACGCACCGCTCGAGGCAGTAACGCTGGCCAAGGACACCAACCCGTCCAAGTTCGACGCCACCGTTGAGGTTGCTTTCCGCCTCGGCGTCGACCCCCGCAAGGCTGACCAGATGGTCCGCGGCACCGTCAACCTGCCTCACGGCACCGGTAAGACCGCCCGCGTCCTGGTCTTCGCCACGGGCGACAAGGCAGAGGCCGCAATCGCAGCCGGCGCCGACTTCGTTGGTTCCGACGACCTGATCGAAAAGATCGCCGGTGGCTGGACCGATTTCGACGCAGCCGTTGCCACCCCCGACCTCATGGGCAAGGTTGGCCGCCTCGGTAAGGTCCTGGGTCCGCGTAACCTGATGCCGAACCCCAAGACGGGCACCGTGACCCCCGATGTCACCAAGGCCGTCAACGACATCAAGGGTGGCAAGATCGACTTCCGCGTCGACAAGCACTCCAACCTGCACTTCATCATCGGCAAGGTTTCCTTCGACACCACGAAGCTGGCCGAGAACTACGCAGCAGCCCTGGAAGAGGTTCTCCGCCTCAAGCCGTCCGCTGCCAAGGGCCGCTACATCCAGAAGGCCACCGTGGCCACCACGTTCGGCCCGGGCATCTCCGTGGACCCCAACGTCACCAAGGTGCTCACCGAGGCGTAG
- a CDS encoding GNAT family N-acetyltransferase, whose translation MAIDVKIEQLWIPDSLDTPDAADFLAAVEVGRKVRMQTWGSDDLAYGPLEKLLEFADPYERQLILVAKVDGAIVGTVDIALPLTDHLDLAELTLDILPEYQRQGVGRRLLEAAEHLARGEGRTMILVDTNHPGASLHEFEQAQLVPGSGQGFVPLESREVEFARKTGYTLQHIEQFSSCLLPLDTKLVADLQAEAEEANNGRYRLHHWTDRCSERWLEAVAALENQAGVDVDPSLDAPIEQDMVFDAGILREAEEVAIAQGRRTVVTAVEHIATGTLVGLTTITVLAHRADVVFQDDTLILQEHRGNKLGLLIKVANMERLSEQFPDARIIYTWNAPENRYLLTVNKQLGFQTAGVTGIWQKELPTLRTSTS comes from the coding sequence ATGGCAATAGACGTTAAGATCGAGCAGCTCTGGATCCCCGACTCATTGGACACCCCGGACGCTGCGGACTTCCTGGCTGCCGTGGAAGTGGGCCGCAAAGTGCGGATGCAGACCTGGGGCAGTGACGATCTCGCCTATGGGCCGCTCGAGAAGCTGCTGGAGTTTGCGGACCCCTATGAGCGCCAGCTGATCCTGGTGGCCAAGGTGGACGGCGCCATCGTGGGCACGGTGGACATCGCGCTGCCCCTGACCGACCACCTTGACCTGGCCGAGCTCACCCTGGACATCCTGCCGGAGTACCAGCGGCAGGGCGTGGGACGCCGGCTGCTGGAGGCGGCAGAACATCTGGCCCGGGGCGAAGGGCGCACCATGATCCTGGTGGACACCAACCACCCCGGCGCGTCGCTGCATGAGTTTGAGCAGGCCCAGTTGGTTCCTGGATCCGGCCAGGGGTTTGTGCCGCTGGAGAGCCGGGAGGTGGAGTTCGCCCGGAAGACCGGATACACGCTCCAGCACATCGAGCAGTTCAGTTCCTGCCTCCTGCCCCTGGACACCAAGCTGGTGGCTGACCTGCAGGCTGAAGCGGAGGAGGCCAACAACGGCAGGTACCGGTTGCACCACTGGACGGACCGTTGTTCGGAACGCTGGCTGGAAGCGGTGGCGGCCCTTGAAAACCAGGCCGGAGTAGACGTTGACCCGTCGCTGGATGCGCCGATTGAGCAGGACATGGTGTTCGACGCCGGCATCCTCCGGGAGGCGGAAGAGGTCGCCATCGCGCAGGGGAGGCGGACGGTGGTCACCGCGGTGGAGCACATCGCCACGGGAACGCTGGTGGGACTGACCACCATCACGGTGCTGGCGCACCGGGCCGACGTTGTGTTCCAGGACGATACCCTGATCCTGCAGGAGCACCGCGGCAACAAGCTGGGCCTGCTGATTAAGGTGGCCAATATGGAGCGGCTCAGCGAGCAGTTCCCGGATGCACGCATCATCTACACCTGGAATGCGCCGGAGAACCGGTACCTTCTGACGGTCAATAAGCAGCTCGGTTTCCAGACGGCGGGGGTAACGGGAATCTGGCAAAAAGAGCTTCCAACCCTGCGCACCAGCACCAGTTGA
- the rplJ gene encoding 50S ribosomal protein L10 translates to MATPTKVSAVAEITNDFKESNAAVLTEYRGLTVAQLKQLRVSLGQDTKFAVVKNTLTAIAAKEAGVEAFDGQLAGPTAIAFIKGDAVAAAKSLTDFAKANKQLVIKTGYFEGKALDASEVAALAALESRELQLAKVAGVLKAPAAAAARIIDALRLKLEEENGAPAAAEAPAAEEAPAAEAEAPAAEAPAAEEN, encoded by the coding sequence ATGGCAACGCCTACCAAGGTTTCAGCAGTAGCTGAGATCACTAACGATTTCAAGGAATCGAACGCCGCTGTCCTGACCGAATACCGCGGGCTCACCGTTGCACAGCTCAAGCAGCTGCGTGTTTCTCTCGGCCAGGACACCAAGTTCGCGGTCGTCAAGAACACCCTGACCGCCATTGCAGCCAAGGAAGCCGGCGTCGAAGCATTCGACGGCCAGCTTGCCGGCCCCACTGCAATCGCGTTCATCAAGGGTGACGCAGTTGCCGCTGCCAAGAGCCTGACGGATTTTGCCAAGGCCAACAAGCAGCTGGTCATCAAGACCGGTTACTTCGAGGGCAAGGCGCTGGACGCCAGCGAGGTTGCCGCACTGGCTGCCCTCGAGTCCCGCGAGCTGCAGCTCGCCAAGGTTGCAGGCGTCCTCAAGGCCCCTGCCGCCGCAGCTGCACGCATCATCGACGCACTGCGCCTCAAGCTTGAAGAAGAGAACGGTGCACCGGCAGCTGCCGAAGCGCCCGCCGCTGAAGAAGCTCCCGCCGCTGAAGCAGAAGCGCCCGCCGCTGAAGCTCCCGCTGCCGAAGAGAACTAA
- the rplL gene encoding 50S ribosomal protein L7/L12: protein MAKLSNEELIEAFKELTIIELSEFVKLFEETFEVTAAAVAVAGPAGGGAAEEVEEKTDFDVILESAGDKKIAVIKEVRAITSLGLKEAKDLVDSAPKAVLEGANKEAAEKAKEQLEAAGATVTLK, encoded by the coding sequence ATGGCGAAGCTCAGCAACGAAGAGCTCATTGAAGCTTTCAAGGAACTGACCATCATCGAGCTCTCCGAGTTCGTCAAGCTCTTCGAAGAGACCTTCGAAGTTACCGCTGCTGCTGTAGCCGTTGCCGGCCCTGCCGGTGGCGGAGCTGCTGAAGAGGTCGAAGAGAAGACCGACTTCGACGTCATCCTCGAATCTGCCGGTGACAAGAAGATCGCAGTCATCAAGGAAGTTCGCGCCATCACCTCCCTCGGCCTCAAGGAAGCCAAGGACCTGGTTGACAGCGCCCCCAAGGCTGTCCTCGAAGGCGCCAACAAGGAAGCTGCCGAGAAGGCCAAGGAGCAGCTCGAGGCTGCAGGCGCCACCGTTACCCTCAAGTAA
- a CDS encoding aminoacyl-tRNA deacylase yields the protein MAGASGNGADGVGQERFLADAEARGLQVEVVERPAAKSLEEAAEILGISPADIVKSLVVKHKDGTFLFALIPGDRQISWPKLRTLVGVNKLSLPPAETALEATGYERGTITPLGSTTSWPVYADATITGRRISMGAGAHGYSAFVDADALTSALDAVVADISEPG from the coding sequence ATGGCGGGCGCATCGGGTAACGGAGCGGACGGCGTCGGGCAGGAACGTTTCCTGGCCGACGCCGAGGCCCGGGGCCTGCAGGTTGAGGTAGTGGAGCGGCCCGCGGCGAAGAGCCTCGAAGAGGCAGCGGAAATCTTGGGCATCAGCCCGGCGGACATCGTCAAGTCCCTGGTGGTAAAACACAAGGACGGCACCTTCCTGTTCGCCCTGATCCCGGGCGATCGGCAAATCTCCTGGCCCAAGCTGCGTACGCTGGTGGGCGTCAACAAGCTGTCCCTGCCGCCTGCGGAAACCGCACTGGAAGCGACCGGTTACGAGCGGGGCACCATCACGCCCCTGGGCAGCACCACTTCCTGGCCTGTCTACGCGGATGCCACCATTACCGGACGCCGCATCTCCATGGGGGCCGGCGCCCACGGCTACAGCGCCTTTGTTGATGCCGACGCGCTCACGTCGGCCCTGGACGCGGTGGTGGCCGATATCAGCGAGCCAGGCTAG
- a CDS encoding acetyl-CoA C-acetyltransferase has product MVNSPDSSDVVILGAARTPQGRINGQLSSLTAVDLGAHAIKAALEGSGVESADVEAVIMGQVLQAGAGQNPARQSAIGAGIGWNVPAVTVNKVCLSGLTAVIDAARMIRAGEAAVVVAGGQESMSRAPHLLPGSRQGWTYGSIQALDAAAHDGLTDAFDGQSMGLSTETRNLTLGIDRTSQDNVAAQSHQRAALAAKNGTFDGEIAPVSVKQRKGDPLVVDTDEGVRPNTSVESLAGLRAAFVTDGTITAGNSSPLSDGAAALVLSSRGYAEEHGLEYLAVVGKPGQVAGPDNSLHSQPSNAIMNALGKAGWNTSDLDFIEINEAFGSVAVQSLKDLDYPLEKCNIHGGAIALGHPIGASGARLAAHAAHELKRRGTGKAAVALCGGGGQGEALLLYRD; this is encoded by the coding sequence ATGGTCAACTCTCCTGACAGCAGCGACGTTGTCATCCTCGGGGCGGCACGGACTCCGCAGGGTCGGATCAACGGACAACTCTCGAGCCTCACGGCAGTGGACCTCGGTGCCCACGCCATCAAGGCCGCGCTGGAAGGCAGCGGCGTGGAGTCCGCCGACGTGGAGGCGGTCATCATGGGGCAGGTGCTCCAGGCGGGGGCCGGACAGAACCCGGCCCGGCAGAGCGCCATCGGCGCCGGTATCGGCTGGAACGTCCCGGCGGTAACGGTCAACAAGGTGTGCCTTTCCGGCCTGACGGCGGTAATCGACGCCGCCCGCATGATCCGCGCCGGCGAGGCAGCTGTGGTGGTGGCAGGCGGGCAGGAGTCGATGAGCCGGGCCCCGCACCTGCTTCCCGGATCACGCCAAGGATGGACGTACGGATCCATCCAGGCGTTGGACGCTGCCGCACACGATGGCCTGACCGACGCCTTTGACGGGCAGTCCATGGGCCTGTCCACCGAGACGCGCAACCTCACGCTGGGCATCGACCGAACGTCCCAGGACAACGTAGCGGCCCAGTCGCACCAGCGCGCCGCGCTTGCGGCAAAGAACGGAACGTTCGACGGCGAGATCGCACCTGTCAGCGTCAAGCAGCGCAAGGGCGACCCCCTGGTGGTGGATACCGACGAGGGCGTCCGCCCGAATACGTCAGTGGAGTCGCTGGCCGGCCTGCGCGCGGCCTTCGTCACCGACGGAACCATCACGGCTGGAAACTCTTCTCCCCTGTCCGACGGCGCCGCCGCCCTGGTGCTTTCTTCGCGCGGCTACGCAGAAGAGCATGGGCTGGAATACCTGGCGGTGGTGGGAAAGCCGGGGCAGGTTGCAGGTCCTGACAACTCCCTGCACTCCCAGCCTTCGAACGCCATCATGAATGCCCTCGGCAAGGCCGGCTGGAACACCTCGGACCTCGACTTCATCGAGATCAACGAGGCTTTCGGCTCCGTCGCCGTCCAGTCCCTCAAGGACCTGGACTACCCTCTGGAAAAGTGCAACATCCACGGCGGTGCCATCGCACTTGGGCACCCGATTGGGGCCTCCGGGGCCCGACTGGCCGCCCACGCTGCCCATGAGCTGAAGCGGCGCGGCACCGGCAAGGCTGCCGTAGCCCTCTGCGGCGGGGGCGGGCAGGGCGAGGCCCTCCTGCTGTACCGCGACTGA
- the rpoB gene encoding DNA-directed RNA polymerase subunit beta, which produces MVASSTSNNETANTADSTDGATRRLSFAKIHEPLDVPNLLALQTDSFDWLVGNERWQARVAKAVEENDLSVATTSGLSDIFEEISPIEDFQGTMSLSFSDPEFADPKYTMAECKDRDATYSAPLYVKAEFMNNNTGEIKQQTVFMGDFPLMTEKGTFVVNGTERVVVSQLVRSPGAYFERAADKTSDKDIFTAKIIPSRGAWFELEIDKRDQVGVRLDRKRKQSVTVLLKALGWTEGQILEEFGQYDSMRATLEKDATETREDALLDIYRKLRPGEPPTVEAAQSLLDNLYFNSKRYDLAKVGRYKINRKLGIDRSLGDKEASVLHVEDIVAMIKFLVALHAGEKTIKGTRDGQEVDLRVEIDDIDHFGNRRIRAVGELIENQVRTGLSRMERVVRERMTTQDVEAITPQTLINIRPVVAAIKEFFGTSQLSQFMDQNNPLSGLTHKRRLSALGPGGLSRDRAGMEVRDVHPSHYGRMCPIETPEGPNIGLIGSLASYGRINPFGFIETPYRLVKDGVVSDDVQYLTADDEAEVLIAQANAPLDENNRFSEDTVLVRARGGGGEPVLVPAEDVEFMDVSPRQMVSVATALIPFLEHDDANRALMGANMQRQAVPLVRSEAPVVGTGMERAAAVDAGDVVIAKKAGVVTEVSAELVIMLNDDGTETNYRINKFARSNQGNCYNHRVLVNEGQRLEVGGIIADGPATDQGELALGKNLLVAFMSWEGHNFEDAIILSQRIVAEDVLSSIHIEEHEIDARDTKLGAEEITRDIPNVSEEVLAGLDERGIIHIGAEVEAGDILVGKVTPKGETELTPEERLLRAIFGEKSREVRDTSLKVPHGESGTVIGVRVFDRDNDDELPPGVNQLVRVYVAAKRKITDGDKLAGRHGNKGVISKILPIEDMPFLADGTPVDIVLNPLGVPGRMNVGQVLETHLGWVAKTGWKIEGEPEWVKQLPNLPRESGPTTVATPVFDGAREEEITGLLDSTNVTRDGDRLINSSGKTRLFDGRSGEPFPDPISVGYMYILKLHHLVDDKIHARSTGPYSMITQQPLGGKAQFGGQRFGEMEVWALEAYGAAYTLQELLTIKSDDIHGRVKVYEAIVKGENIPEPGVPESFKVLIKEMQSLCLNVEVLSTDGTTIEMRDSDDAVFTAAEELGIDLSRAEPSSVEEV; this is translated from the coding sequence TTGGTCGCCTCGAGCACCTCTAATAACGAAACCGCTAACACTGCCGACAGCACTGATGGTGCCACTCGCCGGCTCTCATTCGCAAAGATTCACGAACCTCTTGACGTTCCGAATCTGCTTGCCCTGCAGACGGACAGCTTTGACTGGCTGGTCGGCAATGAGCGCTGGCAGGCACGCGTGGCAAAGGCTGTCGAAGAAAACGATCTCAGCGTCGCCACCACGTCCGGCCTGTCGGACATCTTCGAAGAGATCTCCCCGATCGAGGATTTCCAGGGCACCATGTCCCTGAGCTTCTCCGATCCGGAGTTCGCTGACCCCAAGTACACCATGGCTGAGTGCAAGGACCGGGACGCCACCTACTCGGCTCCGCTGTACGTCAAGGCCGAGTTCATGAACAACAACACGGGCGAAATCAAGCAGCAGACCGTGTTCATGGGTGACTTCCCGCTGATGACCGAGAAGGGCACCTTCGTCGTCAACGGCACCGAGCGTGTCGTCGTCTCCCAGCTGGTCCGTTCGCCGGGCGCCTACTTTGAGCGCGCCGCCGACAAGACCAGCGACAAGGACATCTTCACTGCCAAGATCATTCCGTCCCGCGGTGCATGGTTCGAGCTTGAGATCGACAAGCGCGACCAGGTTGGCGTGCGCCTCGACCGCAAGCGCAAGCAGTCCGTCACCGTCCTGCTGAAGGCCCTTGGCTGGACCGAAGGCCAGATCCTCGAAGAGTTCGGCCAGTACGACTCCATGCGGGCAACCCTGGAGAAGGACGCCACCGAAACCCGCGAAGACGCCCTGCTGGACATCTACCGCAAGCTGCGTCCGGGCGAGCCGCCCACCGTCGAGGCTGCCCAGTCCCTGCTGGACAACCTGTACTTCAACTCCAAGCGCTACGATCTGGCCAAGGTTGGCCGCTACAAGATCAACCGCAAGCTGGGCATCGACCGCTCCCTTGGCGACAAGGAAGCCTCTGTCCTGCACGTTGAAGACATCGTTGCCATGATCAAGTTCCTCGTCGCGCTGCACGCCGGCGAGAAGACCATCAAGGGCACCCGCGATGGCCAGGAAGTTGACCTGCGCGTCGAGATCGACGACATCGACCACTTCGGCAACCGCCGCATCCGCGCCGTCGGCGAGCTCATCGAGAACCAGGTCCGCACCGGCCTGTCCCGTATGGAGCGCGTTGTCCGCGAGCGTATGACCACCCAGGACGTCGAGGCCATCACGCCGCAGACCCTGATCAACATCCGCCCCGTGGTTGCAGCGATCAAGGAGTTCTTCGGAACCTCCCAGCTGTCGCAGTTCATGGACCAGAACAACCCGCTCTCGGGCCTGACCCACAAGCGCCGCCTGTCGGCCCTGGGCCCCGGCGGTCTGTCCCGTGACCGCGCCGGCATGGAAGTCCGTGACGTGCACCCGTCCCACTACGGACGTATGTGCCCCATCGAAACCCCTGAAGGCCCCAACATTGGTCTGATCGGTTCGCTGGCATCCTACGGACGCATCAACCCGTTTGGCTTCATTGAGACCCCGTACCGCCTGGTCAAGGACGGCGTCGTTTCCGACGACGTCCAGTACCTGACGGCAGACGACGAGGCTGAGGTGCTGATCGCCCAGGCCAACGCGCCGCTGGACGAGAACAACCGCTTCTCGGAAGACACCGTCCTGGTCCGTGCCCGTGGTGGTGGGGGAGAGCCCGTTCTGGTTCCGGCCGAAGACGTTGAGTTCATGGACGTTTCCCCGCGCCAGATGGTGTCCGTGGCTACGGCCCTGATCCCGTTCCTGGAGCACGACGACGCCAACCGCGCACTCATGGGTGCCAACATGCAGCGCCAGGCTGTGCCGCTGGTCCGTTCCGAGGCCCCCGTCGTGGGCACCGGCATGGAGCGTGCCGCCGCCGTCGACGCCGGTGACGTTGTCATCGCCAAGAAGGCCGGTGTGGTCACCGAGGTTTCCGCCGAGCTCGTCATCATGCTCAACGACGACGGCACCGAGACCAACTACCGCATCAACAAGTTCGCCCGCTCCAACCAGGGCAACTGCTACAACCACCGCGTCCTGGTGAACGAGGGCCAGCGCCTGGAAGTTGGCGGCATCATCGCCGACGGCCCGGCAACGGACCAGGGTGAACTGGCACTCGGCAAGAACCTGCTCGTGGCATTCATGTCATGGGAAGGCCACAACTTCGAGGACGCCATCATCCTCTCGCAGCGCATCGTTGCCGAGGACGTCCTCTCCTCCATCCACATCGAGGAGCACGAGATCGATGCCCGCGACACCAAGCTTGGTGCCGAGGAAATCACCCGTGACATCCCCAACGTGTCGGAGGAAGTCCTCGCAGGGCTGGACGAGCGCGGCATCATCCACATCGGTGCCGAGGTTGAAGCAGGGGACATCCTGGTCGGAAAGGTCACCCCGAAGGGTGAAACCGAACTGACCCCGGAGGAGCGCCTGCTGCGCGCCATCTTCGGCGAGAAGTCCCGCGAAGTTCGCGACACCTCCCTGAAGGTGCCCCACGGCGAGTCCGGCACCGTCATCGGCGTGCGCGTCTTCGACCGCGACAACGACGACGAACTGCCCCCGGGCGTCAACCAGCTGGTCCGCGTGTACGTGGCCGCCAAGCGCAAGATCACCGACGGCGACAAGCTCGCCGGCCGCCACGGCAACAAGGGCGTTATCTCCAAGATCCTCCCGATCGAGGACATGCCCTTCCTTGCCGACGGCACCCCCGTTGACATCGTCCTGAACCCGCTGGGTGTTCCGGGCCGTATGAACGTGGGCCAGGTGCTCGAAACGCACCTCGGCTGGGTTGCCAAGACCGGTTGGAAGATCGAAGGCGAGCCCGAGTGGGTCAAGCAGCTGCCTAACCTGCCGCGTGAGAGTGGTCCCACCACTGTTGCAACGCCGGTGTTCGATGGCGCCCGCGAAGAGGAAATCACGGGCTTGCTGGATTCCACCAACGTGACCCGCGACGGCGACCGCCTGATCAACTCCTCAGGCAAGACCCGCCTGTTTGACGGCCGCTCCGGCGAGCCGTTCCCGGATCCGATCTCGGTCGGCTACATGTACATCCTGAAGCTCCACCACCTGGTGGACGACAAGATCCACGCACGCTCCACCGGTCCGTACTCCATGATCACGCAGCAGCCGCTGGGTGGTAAGGCACAGTTCGGTGGCCAGCGCTTCGGTGAAATGGAAGTGTGGGCGCTCGAAGCTTACGGCGCCGCCTACACGCTCCAGGAACTCCTCACGATCAAGTCGGATGACATCCACGGTCGTGTGAAGGTCTACGAAGCGATCGTCAAGGGCGAGAACATCCCCGAGCCGGGCGTTCCCGAATCCTTCAAGGTCTTGATCAAGGAAATGCAGTCGCTGTGCCTGAACGTGGAAGTTCTTTCCACGGACGGAACCACAATTGAAATGCGTGACTCTGATGACGCAGTCTTCACGGCTGCGGAGGAACTGGGCATCGATCTGTCTCGCGCAGAGCCCAGCTCCGTAGAAGAGGTCTAG